In Vicia villosa cultivar HV-30 ecotype Madison, WI linkage group LG7, Vvil1.0, whole genome shotgun sequence, the DNA window CCATGAGCCTAATTCATTTGGTAGTAACTGCTTGCAAGTTCTAATTGCATGTTAACACACTAACATAATTACAACTAACTGCTTATGAATGAAATGAAACAACAATTTATTAAGAGATTTATGAAAAGTcacatgcatgttttgaaataaaTGTCTACTTTTGAAGACAGTAATGGTATTTACACAATTGCAATGATAATTAAAAAGATTTATCAATTGAAAATGAGTATGTCATCTAAGTTCCTCCATTGCAGTAATGGATGCCATTGCTGTGTCCATTTTGGTACTTTTTCTTATCCAGACTGTTAAGGCCCCATATCCGAATTGTCCGGTCATCACTCGCAGAGGCTAACATGTGGGGATTAGCTGGATTCCAGCTCACACAATTAACAGATCCCGAATGACCGGGCAATATCTCTATTGGTTCTCCGGAGCTTTTGTGCCATATGTAAACCTACAAACATGGAATGTGAGCATACTAAAGTTTAAGAATTTTATTTAGTAAATTATAAGCCGTTTTGTTTCAAGGAATTGCGTTCATTCTCAGCGAAGAATAAAGATCCATACCTGTGAATCCTCACTACCACTAGCAATGAAAGCTTGCTTAAGTCCACCAAAGCAAGACCTTATAATATACCTAGCGCGCTGATGACCTTTGTACTTGCCAACGAGCTTAGGATCACCTTCAATATTCCATAGATGTATTTCttggttcaaaagatcaaccagCAAGAATTTGTTATCCTTTGATAAAGAAAAAGAAGTTAATGTCTGGTTTTCTTCAATAAATCTCTCAACCTTTGTTTCTCTATTGAACAGCAGTACTGTATTGGGTTTACATATACTTAGAATCACTTCTTCGTCATCGGTTATATCCAAATCAGAAATCTTAAGGGATTTTTGTCCTTTCCAAGACTCCACTTCTTTCCCATCTAATTCCCACATGCAAATGCTCTTATCACTTAAGCTAGAAAGTATATGTTTTCCACCTGGAAACCATGTACAGGAGACTAGGCCAGCACCAGCTTTTTCATAAATTTGGACACACTTACCAGTAGAGACATCCCAACGCCTAACACATTCCTCCTCTCCACATGTGAGTAGCTCTTCATCATTAGGACTCCATGAAACAGAATGAATGGGTTTCTGGTGACCAGATAATATATGCTTTATAGACAGCCCATTTACGCCAACCTTTAAAAAGAAGACCCAAAATTAAAATCCAAAACCCAATGTCGTAGGGTTGAGTCATATTCTACATGTGTATGCATATGCACATGTCTGAGTTAGCAATTATGCGCATTGATGAGTGAAGGCATGTGGCTGTGATTTGAAGGAAAAAATTATAACTAGGATTTCAAAGTTTGAACTGGAACTGAAAAAACATTTGATGTGTACATAAACAACATAAGAGAACGGAGAAACCAAATAgaattctcatataaaaataaaaaattacctcCCAGATGATTGTAGTTTGATCCTTTGATGCTGAAGCTAAATATTTTCCATTATGTGAAAATTGTACAAACCAGACTTCCCCATCATGTTTCTCTAATATCTGTTACAATATTTtgcaggaaaataaaataaaatcagaatATAGATACCACTCGAGCTATATAGAAATTAATGGCAGGAAGGTTGCTGTGTGAAAAACAGAGACAATTCTTATTAGTCATTAAGATTCCTTCGATGCAAAGACAGCAgccaaagaaaataaaaaatcccGGATCTCAACAAGAATCACATCCATTTGCAAGATGCTGCAGTTTAGATCCACAAAATCCAGTACATCGCATCATTAACTTGTTACTAAAGAAAAAAGATACAGGATAACAGTGATGCACAAGCATACAACAGTCTCAGCAAACAATGCATCTATAAACAAAAAATGTAAAGGCAATAGAAAGCTATCAGAGTTCCAGTTCACAGCAGGCAAATGAAAAGGGGATGCTATTACTGATTAACAAGTCCGTCAACAAGAAATATCCCAATTTCTTAACATCTACTAAGAAAACAATAAGACAATGTATTAGAATTTAGTCATGTAACTTTCTAACCTGTACTGTTTTAGAAGGTATAAGATCTTTTCCACAATGATGATCAGAATATAATGACATCATATCCATTGAGTTATGAAATGGGCAAGACTCTTGTTGCAAGATAAGGGCTTGTTCAACCAGATGTTCCAACCTTTTTTCGGGTATCATCACTGTTGGAGGAAGCATTTTCTGCAACTCCTCCATAAGCTTTGACCTAGACCTCACTTTCACAACATCTTGCTTAGGTGATGGAGACACTAGGCAGGAAGAAAGTTCGCGAATTCTACTACTAAGAATGCAAAGTGGAGTAATCTCCTCCCTTAAGGTCTTCAATGCATCCATAACCTTATCCTTGTTTAGAAGTTCAAAGAATTTCTGTTCCAATATCAAACACGACGCCGATCTAACAACAGTTTCATCCGTCAGACCAATTTTACGCAATGTGGCTACACTCTCATCCCAATTTCCATCAAGCACTTGTTGTGTAAACAGATTCACCCCAGGCGAGTGTAAAGCTATACCAGACTCCTCTTCAAGACGCTCTCCACTCTTTATATAACCAAGAGAATACAACGCCTTTGCAATTATTCTAACAAATTCGTCTCTCTTTATAACCCCTTTGGAACCGACAACTTGTTCATCCTCTTTAGACGGAAGTGTCCGAGCCATAGAGTCACTAGACAACCCTCCTCCAACAGGCTCTACAGAAGATGATCCGTTAGACAAGCCAACTAGTCCGTTCGAGGAAAGCTTCATACGTTTCAAAGCTGGTTCTTCATCGTCCACACCTCCCATGAAAAGTTCACCTCAGTCCATATATAACAATCTCAGCAATCAGAAAAATAACACAATCAACAAATTGTCTGCATAGAAAATAGTCAAATAATCAAACTCATTAGAACAATAATGTGTGTTTGGATGGGCAGTGGAcagaattgattttaacataattgatttatgtttggatacatttatgtaaaaataagttaaacaaaaaatttcaatataaaaatCACGTATATACTCAGAAGTTACAACTTCTAGCTTCTAGTTTAAGTAAAATCAATTCTAGAGACAGACTCAATTCTACTTTAGAATAACCAAACACATCAAAGTCATATCAGAATCTTTTGGCTCTTCTGGCTCTTCGAAAAAGCCAACCCAAACATCCTAATAGCAAAAATCAAGCCCTGAATAAAACCTAAAACATCATCCACATTCATCAAATAAATagataattaaacaaaaaaaatttaaaaaaaaacacaataataAAAGCTATCTTACTTCTAAGTATAATGTTTATACCAATTACATTTCTATACAGATTGTGTAATGCCGATATCAAAATAATCCTAATCTAAAAATCAAAACTAAACTAATAATTtaacaataataaatatataatgcaATTACtattaaaaacaaaatcaaaatcaaaataaaaaactctCATTCAAAGAGTCACCGGAaaactataaaataaaacaatccaCCATCAGAATTCACAGATCTGATAACTTGAAAATCATATAAAGTGAAAAATCCACCGAATTACCAAACAAAGAGAAAAACGATCGGAATCAAATTTCGATGTGCGATTGTGATTTGCCAGCGAAATGAGTAGAACCGATTCTCGTTCGTGATCGTCTTGTTGTTGCGTTGGGAACCTTGGTTTCTGTTCAGTTAGAAAACCCACGCTGAAAATCTCAAACCTTCTCTCAAATCATATAGAGATACTCAAAATGATATAGAGATATAAATTAtaataagattattattatatttttatttataatgttgTAAATTATAATGTGGgtaaataaattatttgttaGTATTATTCTActggttttttttttctctatacTTTTCTGATATCTTATCTTTTAGTTTTGGGTATGAACGTAAGTTTTAATACTTCGTCTCCAAGTTTTTTGAAATGACGATTATAACCCTTCTGTTACAGTTTAGTTTGGTAATTGGAATATAGTATATACCTTCCTTCCTTGTTAAACCATTATCTTCTACACGAAACTTTATGCATTTTCttcactaattattattattattattttatttattattgttgttgttaatttATATGTGCAATGCCAAAATAATGTTGTTTAGTGTAAGCTGGGAAGGTTAAGGGGTATATTTATAGGTATAAGGTTTTAGGTAGAGAAAATGGGAATAGTGGAGATTTTGAACTATTTTCGGTGACATCAATGTAATGTAAATGTCTTGTCAATTGAATGGTTTCCAAATCAAGACAAAGGAATAGTATGAGACAGAGAGACGGAGGAAAATATCTTTTTATACAGCAAGCAAAAGTAAAGTGAGTAATGATTTTATTTAGTTAAAGTTATTAACCATGCATGTCTTtcaattactttaaaaaaaaatctcattATACTCTTTAATTCTCTCTGACGAATTTATTTTTGTAGATGCACATTTGgagcatatttttttaaaaatttctattTATTTTCGTAAGTACATTTACGAAAACgtttaaaaatattgtaaatgttggtttaattcaaattattttagttCAGCAATTCTTCCGTAGTTACATCTTCAGAACATGTTAAAAACAGAGTGTTTCGTAGATGTACTTACGGAACATTCTGCTATATTTTTAAATCATATGcatttcactcaaaaactcaatttttataacatttatgaaaaatcaaattataataaattaaagtaATGCAATTTAAAGGCAATAGTAAATAGTAGAAGAAAAAAATGCATCGTATAAATCGTCGGCCAACATGTCGGATACATAATTAAAGTAACGtacataaatgaaatcaaaatactgatataaaaaaaatcacagaCATCACTACTGTGTGTCGGACATTATCTTGCGCCCCTCCTCTGCCTTTTGCCCCGCCTCTGCATCCACCATACCGTCGCTCGCTACTCTGCCTCTACGGTCAAGTGCTCCACCTCTCC includes these proteins:
- the LOC131615886 gene encoding WD repeat-containing protein 26 homolog; its protein translation is MGGVDDEEPALKRMKLSSNGLVGLSNGSSSVEPVGGGLSSDSMARTLPSKEDEQVVGSKGVIKRDEFVRIIAKALYSLGYIKSGERLEEESGIALHSPGVNLFTQQVLDGNWDESVATLRKIGLTDETVVRSASCLILEQKFFELLNKDKVMDALKTLREEITPLCILSSRIRELSSCLVSPSPKQDVVKVRSRSKLMEELQKMLPPTVMIPEKRLEHLVEQALILQQESCPFHNSMDMMSLYSDHHCGKDLIPSKTVQILEKHDGEVWFVQFSHNGKYLASASKDQTTIIWEVGVNGLSIKHILSGHQKPIHSVSWSPNDEELLTCGEEECVRRWDVSTGKCVQIYEKAGAGLVSCTWFPGGKHILSSLSDKSICMWELDGKEVESWKGQKSLKISDLDITDDEEVILSICKPNTVLLFNRETKVERFIEENQTLTSFSLSKDNKFLLVDLLNQEIHLWNIEGDPKLVGKYKGHQRARYIIRSCFGGLKQAFIASGSEDSQVYIWHKSSGEPIEILPGHSGSVNCVSWNPANPHMLASASDDRTIRIWGLNSLDKKKYQNGHSNGIHYCNGGT